The genomic interval CATACCAATCAACTTCTCTTAGATCAGAAGATTTTTCGGTTACTAGAGGCTTTTTAATTATCTGTCTTGGATCTTTCAATGTTTTAGAACCTCCTGAGCTTTGGCCAGAGATTCCTGGGTAATAATAAGATTCTCAAACTTTAAAATATCGTATACGTTAAGGCCATCAACATTTATAACCTTTATGTTCTTAATGTTCCTAGCGGATTTAATTAAGTTTTCGTTCTCACCGCTTATTACGATTAGTGCTGATTTAAGTTCAAATTTGTCAATAAATTCAGATACTTGCTTAGTCTTTATCTCAGGGAGGCTAAATTCGTTAAGTGCAATTAAAACACCTTCTGAGTATTTAAGGGAAAGTGCACTGATTAGTGCATTTTTCTTAGTTTTTTTATTTATATTGTATGACCAGTCTTTGGGTCTAGGACCAAAAACAATTCCACCCTTCCTCCAATGCGGCGCCCTTGTGCTACCTTGACGTGCTCTACCCAT from Thermodesulfobacteriota bacterium carries:
- the rplD gene encoding 50S ribosomal protein L4, whose product is MPQLDVFDLTKSKVGNVELDSSIFEAPVKQHLLHTVVNWQLAKRRSGTASTKTRGEVSGGGAKPWKQKHMGRARQGSTRAPHWRKGGIVFGPRPKDWSYNINKKTKKNALISALSLKYSEGVLIALNEFSLPEIKTKQVSEFIDKFELKSALIVISGENENLIKSARNIKNIKVINVDGLNVYDILKFENLIITQESLAKAQEVLKH